Proteins from one Lycium ferocissimum isolate CSIRO_LF1 unplaced genomic scaffold, AGI_CSIRO_Lferr_CH_V1 ctg19283, whole genome shotgun sequence genomic window:
- the LOC132042935 gene encoding CASP-like protein 4D1, giving the protein MDQNQTPSTTTMNQNQTSSTAAVSPMMVGLKPLIMKHLAIRAITFIFLFVSLIVIATDSFDTFDIYGSPVKVKSTDIYAYRCMISADAIGMAYTLLLVWFTIFHVKSGSPIDSGLAYFEFFSDKSLVRSLLLSTERV; this is encoded by the exons ATGGACCAAAACCaaacaccatcaacaacaacaatgaacCAAAACCAAACATCATCAACTGCAGCAGTGTCACCTATGATGGTTGGCTTGAAACCACTAATTATGAAACATCTAGCGATTAGAGCCATCACATTCATTTTCTTGTTTGTGTCATTGATTGTCATTGCCACTGATAGTTTTGATACATTTGACATTTATGGTTCTCCAGTCAAGGTTAAGTCCACTGACATCTATGCTTACCG TTGTATGATATCTGCAGATGCAATTGGAATGGCCTACACATTGCTATTAGTTTGGTTCACAATTTTCCATGTGAAATCTGGAAGTCCCATTGACAGTGGCCTTGCTTATTTTGAATTCTTTAGTGATAAG AGTCTAGTTAGGAGTCTTCTTTTGAGCACTGAACGTGTATAG